From a region of the Cenarchaeum symbiont of Oopsacas minuta genome:
- a CDS encoding triosephosphate isomerase, translating into MLLVINCKNYTEVSSPKKLLQLADSALKRSKRYKVKIAIAPPPHMCAWLALSSKIMVLAQHVDIQNTGSTTGYTIPEMLPRSNIAGSIINHSEHRIPVSHIRDLVSRLSKLRLLSIVCAKNITESGKLAKFDPNFVAVEPPQLIGSGKSVSKHRPKTVSGSAEAVALAKNKTKLLCGAGIVTAQDVASAINLGSSGILVASGIVCAKNWEKVLDDFASQM; encoded by the coding sequence ATGTTGCTTGTAATAAACTGTAAAAACTATACAGAGGTCTCATCCCCAAAGAAACTATTACAGCTTGCAGACTCTGCCCTCAAGAGATCAAAGAGATACAAGGTAAAGATTGCTATTGCACCACCACCGCACATGTGTGCGTGGCTTGCTCTATCCTCAAAGATAATGGTTCTTGCCCAACATGTAGATATACAAAATACGGGCAGTACAACAGGGTATACTATACCAGAGATGTTGCCAAGATCAAATATAGCTGGATCCATAATAAACCACAGTGAACATCGCATTCCTGTATCACATATACGTGATTTAGTATCTAGACTTTCAAAACTGCGTCTTTTGAGTATAGTGTGTGCAAAAAACATTACAGAGTCAGGTAAACTAGCAAAGTTTGATCCAAATTTTGTTGCAGTAGAGCCACCCCAACTGATTGGATCTGGTAAATCTGTCTCAAAACACAGACCAAAGACTGTGAGCGGTTCAGCAGAGGCAGTTGCATTGGCCAAAAACAAGACAAAACTGTTGTGCGGTGCAGGGATTGTTACAGCACAAGATGTTGCAAGTGCGATAAATCTTGGTTCTAGTGGAATTTTGGTGGCAAGTGGAATAGTATGTGCAAAAAATTGGGAAAAGGTACTAGATGATTTTGCATCTCAAATGTAA
- a CDS encoding CMP/dCMP deaminase zinc-binding, with protein MLSEFERPNWDEYFMLQAELAKLRSNCMVRKVGAVIVRDHRQIATGYNGTPPGVKNCYEGGCNRCTDRVSGKIASGMELGRCLCNHAEANAIMHCAIMGIGTGVKGAVLYTTLAPCLECSKMAITIGIRRFVCLDDYTETDNTLLADARVTVEKLDSAKISRWALKLVSSSKGDHS; from the coding sequence ATGTTGTCAGAGTTTGAACGTCCAAATTGGGACGAGTATTTTATGTTACAGGCAGAGCTAGCAAAACTTCGATCAAACTGTATGGTTCGCAAGGTAGGTGCAGTAATTGTTAGAGATCACAGACAGATTGCCACCGGATACAATGGGACCCCACCGGGAGTCAAAAACTGCTACGAAGGCGGGTGCAATAGATGCACAGATAGAGTCTCTGGAAAAATCGCATCTGGTATGGAGTTGGGAAGATGTTTGTGTAATCATGCAGAAGCAAATGCAATAATGCACTGTGCCATAATGGGAATAGGAACAGGGGTAAAAGGAGCAGTGCTATACACCACACTTGCTCCGTGTTTAGAATGTAGCAAGATGGCGATAACTATAGGCATACGTAGATTTGTCTGTCTTGATGACTATACTGAAACTGACAATACGCTACTAGCTGATGCTAGAGTAACAGTAGAAAAACTAGACTCTGCAAAAATATCTCGATGGGCTTTAAAACTTGTCAGTTCTAGTAAAGGAGATCATAGTTGA
- a CDS encoding DEAD-like helicase domain-containing protein, with protein sequence MSDASFVNKPFIKKNTIELRSYQKDLASDASAKNTLIVLPTGLGKTIVALHVISDYLQKGKASILFLAPTRVLVKQHTDFLLSNSTIMDVGMITGEDTIEKRRRGWSANSIICATPEITRNDLARGIAKVEQFGLVIFDEAHRTIGDYAYAQIASMLTLNTKIIGMTATLPSENIKAKEITEMLRIQKVAFRNXNKCPQPMILPVDAPASLIPMYIQLGF encoded by the coding sequence ATGAGCGATGCAAGTTTTGTAAATAAACCATTTATTAAAAAAAATACTATAGAGTTGCGCAGTTATCAAAAAGATCTTGCATCAGATGCTAGTGCAAAGAACACTCTAATTGTGTTACCTACTGGTCTGGGCAAAACAATAGTTGCACTACACGTAATTTCAGATTATCTTCAAAAAGGAAAGGCTAGCATACTATTTCTAGCCCCAACTCGTGTACTAGTGAAACAACATACGGATTTTCTGTTATCAAATAGCACGATTATGGATGTTGGAATGATAACTGGTGAGGATACCATAGAAAAAAGACGAAGAGGATGGAGTGCAAATAGTATCATATGTGCAACTCCAGAAATTACTAGAAACGATCTAGCACGAGGGATAGCAAAGGTGGAACAATTTGGTCTTGTGATATTTGATGAAGCACATAGAACAATCGGTGATTACGCATATGCGCAGATTGCATCAATGTTGACTCTGAATACAAAAATTATTGGCATGACTGCAACCCTACCAAGTGAAAACATAAAGGCAAAAGAGATAACGGAGATGCTTCGGATACAAAAAGTCGCATTTAGAAATGANAACAAATGCCCACAACCAATGATTCTTCCCGTTGATGCGCCAGCTAGTCTCATCCCCATGTATATTCAACTCGGTTTTTAG
- a CDS encoding Sugar efflux transporter for intercellular exchange has protein sequence MSKGYMEIGEPWLSIIVTIAGILILSGWVQQLYKGYRTKSLKDISRYLLLLILAGAFLWLLYGIAVGDVFIIGTNLAAIALMLTVYIMKRRYDNDRKWTENISAA, from the coding sequence ATGTCCAAAGGATATATGGAGATTGGTGAGCCGTGGCTTTCAATTATAGTGACCATTGCAGGCATACTCATACTCTCAGGATGGGTTCAACAGCTATACAAAGGATATCGTACAAAGAGTCTAAAAGACATCTCTAGATATCTCTTACTTCTTATTCTAGCAGGAGCCTTTTTGTGGTTACTATACGGCATAGCTGTTGGAGATGTATTCATCATTGGAACAAACCTTGCAGCCATAGCCTTGATGCTTACCGTATACATTATGAAGAGACGATACGATAATGATCGCAAGTGGACAGAGAATATCAGTGCAGCATAA
- a CDS encoding HNH endonuclease: MIDSDLQARFNSIMVKGRKTNTYKFALAKFLLDFTDNFTESQILNMKSHGQFATIDYSDTAMGFLKYYWHQECKYRIRQNSDVNKLPYVVRIIREEFDVNDAKKSFSDLSDKKKEKAAFRIQSRVFGSGQYSNVVPCFQNLPNLGSDDKNVFYNFDSKRIMIRPEVLLFFKINKHCLLKTVVLEWSKFLERRNNMPMLISKIENDIVRRGNLAKYKKMFAYDFYKCFYCECRLYQKSIHVDHFIPWSYIFEDDAWNLVLACNECNCKKSDSLAQKSFLTSLIDRNYEYGSKINGLAKSLQELGTDAKMGKNLTHTWESEMVSRYKNCKNQGFTLVTMP; the protein is encoded by the coding sequence ATGATCGACTCTGATCTACAAGCCCGTTTTAACTCTATAATGGTAAAGGGTCGTAAAACCAATACATACAAGTTTGCACTAGCAAAATTTCTGTTGGATTTTACTGATAATTTTACAGAATCACAGATACTAAACATGAAATCCCACGGTCAATTTGCCACAATAGATTACTCTGATACGGCAATGGGATTTTTAAAATATTATTGGCATCAAGAATGTAAATATCGCATACGACAAAACTCTGATGTAAACAAACTTCCATACGTGGTTCGAATAATACGTGAAGAATTTGACGTAAATGATGCAAAAAAATCATTCTCTGATCTATCCGATAAAAAGAAAGAAAAGGCCGCTTTTCGTATACAATCTAGAGTATTTGGCAGCGGTCAATATTCAAACGTCGTACCTTGTTTTCAAAATCTACCGAATCTTGGTAGCGATGATAAAAATGTATTTTATAATTTTGATTCAAAACGTATAATGATACGACCCGAGGTGTTGTTATTTTTCAAGATCAACAAACACTGCCTTTTAAAGACCGTTGTTCTTGAATGGTCTAAATTCCTAGAGAGAAGAAACAATATGCCGATGCTCATATCAAAGATAGAAAACGACATAGTAAGGAGAGGCAATCTTGCAAAATACAAGAAAATGTTTGCGTATGATTTTTACAAATGTTTTTACTGTGAATGTAGATTGTACCAAAAATCTATCCATGTGGATCATTTTATACCCTGGTCTTACATATTTGAAGATGATGCATGGAACCTTGTGCTTGCATGTAATGAGTGCAACTGTAAAAAAAGTGACTCACTTGCACAAAAATCATTTCTAACATCCCTCATAGATCGTAACTATGAATACGGTTCAAAGATAAACGGACTTGCAAAATCTTTGCAAGAGCTTGGCACCGATGCAAAAATGGGCAAAAACCTCACACATACATGGGAGAGCGAGATGGTATCTAGGTACAAAAATTGTAAAAATCAAGGATTTACCTTGGTTACAATGCCGTAA
- a CDS encoding Pyruvate phosphate dikinase, with the protein MKAVYDFTEGDGTNKKLLGGKGAGLVEMTRLKLPVPPGFVITTEVCKAYYADKKRLGRDVLLQISRGITRLEKKTGKGWNDSKNPLLVSVRSGAAISMPGMMDTILNLGLNDSTVKGLASASGNPRFAWDSYRRFIQLFGKVVFGIDDKLFEVILSKAKQTQGVKTDGELTEESLRSVVSDYKNVCKEQAREFPSNPQEQLELAVKAVFSSWMGQRAIVYREKNHISRDIADGTAVNVVTMAFGNMGKDSATGVVFTRNPGDGQRRIFGEYLINAQGEDVVAGTRTPKPVDMMKTEMPASYKTLVKTCSKLERHYREPQDIEFTIERGKFYLLQTRNAKMNATAMIKTSVDMVNEHLIPTSRAITRLNAEQLEQMLHKMIDSKAVSLHTKVTVGIPASPGAATGVAVFDVKRATAMGDDGENVILVREETKPEDVPAFFSSVGILTSRGGKTSHAAVVARGMGKPCIVGSNELHIDAASSKCTCKNVTISEGDTITIDGSTGSVYLGAVPTLDPKMTKDFSRVLGWSARAKKIGVRANADTPEGAKLAAQYGAEGIGLCRTERMFNGADRIQLFVDMIMAKSRSERAISLEKLGTLQKNDFVKILTAMKGKPVTIRLLDPPLHEFLPNPEELAEKIRTMGESDAVESRVILERARELAEINPMMGHRGVRVAVTYPEIYEMQIKAVFEAAAEMLRRKVKGVAQIMVPQVGSLAELDYIKGIYDHIKVQMQKKYKTKFNIHFGTMIEVVRAALTAGELARTAEFFSFGTNDLTQATFSFSREDAEGKFLPEYIEKEILDTSPFQSIDEAGVGGLMEIALDRGRKERPKMEAGICGEHGGDPRSIVFCHGAGLNYVSASPHRIPIAIVAAAQAAITNTKRMVTKSRRKKHSIQRRR; encoded by the coding sequence ATGAAGGCAGTGTATGATTTTACAGAGGGAGATGGCACCAATAAAAAATTGCTCGGAGGCAAGGGAGCTGGCCTTGTAGAGATGACTCGCCTAAAACTTCCCGTTCCACCAGGATTTGTCATAACAACAGAGGTCTGCAAGGCATACTATGCTGATAAAAAAAGACTAGGCCGCGATGTACTCTTGCAGATTAGTCGTGGCATTACAAGACTAGAAAAAAAGACAGGTAAAGGATGGAATGATTCAAAAAATCCACTGCTAGTATCGGTGCGCTCTGGTGCTGCAATATCGATGCCAGGTATGATGGATACGATACTCAATCTTGGGTTAAACGACTCGACCGTAAAAGGTCTAGCATCAGCTAGTGGGAATCCTAGATTTGCGTGGGACTCGTATAGGAGATTTATACAGTTGTTTGGCAAGGTAGTCTTTGGCATAGATGATAAACTCTTTGAAGTCATACTCTCAAAGGCAAAACAAACACAAGGTGTAAAAACTGACGGAGAGTTGACTGAAGAATCATTACGCAGCGTTGTATCTGATTACAAAAACGTCTGCAAAGAGCAGGCTAGAGAGTTTCCATCAAACCCACAAGAGCAGTTAGAGCTTGCAGTAAAGGCTGTATTTTCAAGTTGGATGGGTCAGAGGGCCATAGTGTATAGAGAGAAAAACCACATATCTCGAGATATTGCAGATGGAACAGCAGTCAACGTTGTTACGATGGCCTTTGGTAATATGGGTAAAGATAGTGCAACAGGAGTTGTGTTTACTAGAAATCCCGGAGATGGTCAAAGACGCATATTTGGAGAGTATCTGATAAACGCCCAAGGTGAGGATGTGGTTGCAGGAACGCGCACTCCAAAGCCTGTAGACATGATGAAGACAGAGATGCCTGCATCATACAAGACACTAGTGAAAACATGCTCAAAGCTGGAGAGACATTATAGAGAACCTCAAGATATAGAATTTACAATAGAGCGTGGCAAGTTTTACCTTTTACAGACACGTAATGCAAAGATGAATGCTACTGCAATGATCAAGACTAGTGTAGATATGGTAAATGAACACCTCATACCGACAAGTAGAGCAATAACGCGTCTGAATGCAGAGCAACTAGAGCAGATGCTGCACAAGATGATAGATTCAAAGGCAGTATCTTTGCATACCAAAGTTACAGTTGGAATACCAGCATCTCCAGGAGCTGCTACTGGAGTTGCAGTCTTTGATGTAAAACGTGCAACAGCGATGGGTGATGATGGGGAAAATGTCATCTTGGTGCGCGAGGAGACAAAACCCGAAGATGTTCCAGCATTCTTTTCATCAGTTGGAATATTGACTAGTCGTGGAGGCAAGACATCACATGCTGCAGTGGTGGCACGTGGAATGGGCAAACCATGTATTGTTGGTTCAAACGAGTTGCACATTGATGCTGCATCGAGTAAATGTACTTGTAAAAATGTCACTATATCAGAAGGGGATACAATAACTATAGACGGTAGTACCGGTTCAGTATACCTTGGTGCAGTACCCACCCTAGATCCAAAGATGACCAAAGATTTTAGTAGAGTACTAGGTTGGTCTGCGCGTGCAAAAAAGATCGGCGTGCGTGCAAATGCAGATACGCCAGAGGGTGCAAAACTTGCCGCACAGTATGGAGCAGAAGGTATAGGATTGTGTCGTACGGAGCGAATGTTCAATGGTGCAGATAGGATACAGCTGTTCGTAGATATGATAATGGCAAAGAGTAGATCAGAGCGCGCCATATCACTTGAAAAACTAGGTACTTTGCAAAAGAATGATTTTGTAAAGATTCTTACCGCAATGAAAGGCAAGCCTGTGACCATACGGCTACTTGATCCACCGCTGCACGAATTTTTGCCAAATCCAGAAGAGCTAGCAGAAAAGATACGCACTATGGGAGAGTCTGATGCTGTAGAGTCTAGAGTCATTCTAGAGAGGGCGCGCGAGTTGGCAGAGATAAATCCCATGATGGGGCATAGGGGCGTGCGTGTGGCAGTAACGTATCCAGAGATCTATGAGATGCAGATCAAAGCTGTCTTTGAAGCAGCAGCTGAGATGCTGCGAAGAAAAGTCAAAGGTGTTGCACAGATAATGGTGCCACAGGTTGGAAGCTTGGCAGAACTAGATTACATAAAGGGAATATATGATCACATAAAGGTACAGATGCAGAAAAAATACAAGACAAAGTTTAACATACATTTTGGAACAATGATCGAGGTGGTACGTGCTGCCCTCACTGCAGGAGAGCTTGCACGGACAGCAGAGTTTTTCAGTTTTGGTACAAACGATTTGACACAAGCCACATTTAGCTTTAGTCGAGAGGATGCAGAGGGTAAATTTTTGCCAGAGTATATCGAGAAAGAGATTCTTGATACGAGTCCATTCCAATCCATAGATGAAGCAGGTGTAGGTGGGCTTATGGAGATCGCCCTTGATCGAGGTCGCAAAGAGAGACCAAAGATGGAGGCAGGCATATGCGGTGAACATGGTGGAGATCCAAGATCAATAGTGTTTTGCCATGGTGCTGGATTAAACTATGTTAGTGCATCGCCGCACCGCATACCTATAGCCATAGTTGCAGCAGCTCAAGCTGCAATTACCAATACAAAACGTATGGTAACAAAATCTAGACGCAAAAAACATTCAATACAAAGACGACGTTAG
- a CDS encoding DNA polymerase type-B has protein sequence MSQTVSKYEKTIPPSILVSAAYDGVEKIAVLKFYDPNKQRLLLWRDESGHKPYCYSKLSRDELSSLDEREDIISIDKSIRKDLLEDKDIEISKIIVADPLVIGGTQTDKSIRNTMDTWESDIKYYENYLYDAKLVVGKYYSIQNGKISPHEIEVSDKVRESLKTLLWDKVTSDNIVDYDEFKRYTSEWANLLNLPIPFMRRLSFDIEVESEIGRIPDPKLAEKIVTAIGFAGNDGMQQVFVLRTKDHLEGQKRVPDGVKVVFYDEEKKLLEDSFAIIQDYPFVLTYNGDDFDMPYLYNRAKRLGIPDTENPFHMLRDSATLNVGVHIDLYRTFSNRSFQIYAFSAKYTDFSLNSVTKALLGEQKIDYGVPLDKLELHQLAHYCYNDARITLALTTFNNDVLMNLLIIIARIGRMPMDDIARMGVSQWIRSLLYYEHRQRNAIIPRRDELEKRSSSVINAAVIKDKKYRGGLVVEPKQGIHFDVTVMDFASLYPSIIKVKNLSYETVRCSHKECKANSIPDTNHWACTKKNGITSLLIGSLRDLRVNYYKSLSKNQSLTEDQRQQYTVISQALKVILNASYGVMGAEIFPLYFLPVAEATTAVGRHIIVQTIKKCEDSDITVLYGDTDSLFIKNPSSEQIITVIEGAKKDHGVELEVDKEYRYVVLSGRKKNYLGVTKKGKVDVKGLTGKKSHTPPFIKKLFYELLDVLANVHDENNFVMAKKSIMEKITVWVEKLEARKIPLKDLAFHVMLSKSPDEYVKTIPQHIRAAKQLEGGSQSDGITSYSQHTRVAKHIGGGDKKLKKGDIVSYVKVNTSIGVKPVELAKLSEIDNKKYIEFIESTLDQITSSLGIDFDEILGKPKQVGLEEFFY, from the coding sequence TTGAGTCAAACAGTTTCAAAATATGAGAAAACCATTCCACCTTCAATACTAGTCTCTGCAGCATACGATGGAGTAGAAAAGATTGCAGTGTTGAAATTTTATGATCCAAATAAACAGAGACTCTTACTTTGGAGAGACGAATCTGGACACAAACCATACTGTTACTCTAAACTGAGTAGGGATGAACTATCATCTCTTGATGAAAGAGAAGATATCATATCTATCGACAAGAGTATTCGCAAGGATCTACTAGAGGATAAAGATATAGAGATCTCAAAGATCATAGTAGCAGACCCTCTCGTCATAGGTGGTACGCAAACTGACAAGAGTATTCGGAATACAATGGATACGTGGGAGTCGGATATAAAATATTATGAAAATTATCTATACGATGCAAAACTTGTCGTCGGTAAATATTATTCTATACAAAATGGTAAAATTTCTCCACACGAGATAGAGGTATCAGATAAAGTTCGCGAGTCTCTTAAAACTTTGTTGTGGGATAAAGTTACTAGCGACAACATTGTAGACTATGACGAATTTAAAAGATACACTTCAGAGTGGGCAAATCTGTTAAATCTACCAATACCATTTATGCGTCGTCTCAGCTTTGATATAGAAGTAGAGAGTGAGATCGGACGCATTCCAGATCCAAAGCTAGCTGAAAAAATTGTAACTGCGATAGGTTTTGCAGGCAATGATGGAATGCAACAAGTGTTTGTTTTGCGTACAAAGGACCATCTAGAGGGGCAGAAAAGAGTTCCCGATGGAGTCAAAGTGGTATTTTATGATGAGGAAAAAAAACTTTTAGAGGATTCTTTTGCCATAATACAAGACTATCCTTTTGTACTAACATACAACGGTGATGACTTTGATATGCCATATCTTTACAATCGTGCAAAACGACTCGGTATTCCAGATACAGAAAACCCGTTTCATATGCTAAGAGATTCGGCCACACTAAATGTAGGTGTGCATATTGATCTATATCGGACGTTCTCAAATCGCTCGTTTCAGATATACGCATTTAGTGCAAAGTATACTGATTTTTCTCTAAACAGTGTTACAAAGGCACTACTTGGTGAACAAAAGATAGACTATGGTGTACCTCTTGACAAGTTGGAGTTGCACCAGCTAGCACATTATTGTTACAATGATGCGAGAATAACTCTTGCCTTGACCACATTTAACAATGATGTTTTGATGAATCTTTTGATCATCATAGCTCGCATAGGCCGTATGCCAATGGACGATATTGCAAGAATGGGTGTATCTCAATGGATACGCAGTCTCTTGTACTATGAACACAGACAGCGCAACGCGATAATTCCAAGACGCGATGAGCTAGAAAAGAGATCATCTAGTGTGATCAATGCGGCTGTAATTAAAGACAAGAAATACCGCGGTGGCCTTGTGGTGGAACCAAAACAAGGCATACACTTTGATGTTACTGTAATGGATTTTGCTAGCCTATATCCTAGCATAATAAAGGTCAAAAATCTCTCATATGAGACAGTACGCTGCTCACATAAAGAATGCAAAGCCAATTCGATACCAGATACCAACCACTGGGCATGCACAAAGAAGAATGGGATAACATCTCTGCTTATCGGCTCCCTTCGAGATCTTCGTGTAAATTACTACAAGAGCCTCTCAAAGAACCAATCCCTAACAGAAGATCAACGCCAGCAATATACTGTAATAAGCCAAGCCCTCAAAGTGATACTAAATGCAAGCTATGGCGTGATGGGTGCAGAGATATTTCCATTGTATTTTCTCCCAGTAGCAGAGGCCACTACTGCAGTTGGAAGACACATCATCGTACAGACTATAAAAAAATGTGAGGACTCTGATATTACAGTTTTGTATGGAGATACAGATTCACTCTTTATTAAAAATCCATCAAGTGAGCAAATAATTACCGTTATTGAAGGCGCAAAAAAAGATCACGGTGTAGAGTTGGAAGTAGACAAAGAGTATAGATATGTGGTGCTAAGTGGGCGTAAGAAAAACTATTTGGGCGTAACAAAAAAAGGCAAAGTAGATGTCAAAGGATTAACTGGTAAAAAATCACATACGCCGCCATTTATCAAAAAACTTTTTTATGAATTACTTGATGTGTTGGCCAACGTACATGATGAGAACAATTTTGTGATGGCAAAAAAATCCATAATGGAAAAGATAACTGTATGGGTTGAGAAATTAGAGGCACGCAAGATTCCACTAAAAGACTTGGCATTTCATGTCATGTTGAGCAAATCGCCAGATGAATATGTTAAAACTATACCACAGCACATACGTGCTGCAAAACAGCTCGAGGGCGGCAGTCAATCTGATGGTATTACATCATATTCGCAACATACGCGAGTTGCAAAACATATAGGGGGCGGAGATAAAAAACTCAAAAAGGGCGATATTGTATCATACGTCAAAGTAAACACATCAATTGGAGTAAAACCTGTAGAATTGGCAAAACTCTCAGAGATTGACAATAAAAAATATATTGAATTTATAGAGTCTACATTAGATCAGATAACCTCTTCACTTGGAATAGACTTTGATGAGATACTTGGTAAACCAAAACAGGTAGGATTGGAGGAGTTTTTCTACTAG